In Raphanus sativus cultivar WK10039 chromosome 5, ASM80110v3, whole genome shotgun sequence, the following proteins share a genomic window:
- the LOC108862943 gene encoding B3 domain-containing protein REM19 isoform X2 produces MDSAHDVFNNKRARLFEDRQIEGTRDTQPLIPESNEGYDGSNPTQSLFTDSKPEETPKVPKKRGRKKKNPNPEDMSSSTTPENSSKFYKSASDRKRTVTAEERERAISAAKTYEPTNPFFRVVLRPSYLYRGCIMYLPSGFAEKYLTGIAGFIKLQLGEKQWPVRCLYKAGRAKFSQGWYEFTLENNIGEGDVCVFELLKTRDFILKVTAFRVNQTQKTTMNGQ; encoded by the exons ATGGATTCTGCACACGATGTGTTCAACAACAAACGCGCTCGATTGTTTGAAGACCGTCAAATAGAAGGCACTAGGGACACTCAGCCATTGATCCCTGAATCTAATGAAGGGTATGACGGTTCTAACCCCACCCAGAGCTTGTTCACTGATTCTAAACCTGAAGAGACACCGAAAGTACCTAAGAAGagaggaaggaagaagaagaatcctAATCCCG AGGATATGAGCTCGTCGACGACTCCGGAGAACAGCTCAAAGTTCTACAAGAGTGCTTCTGATAGAAAGAGAACTGTAACTGcagaggaaagagagagagccATCAGTGCAGCCAAAACCTACGAGCCAACCAATCCTTTCTTTAGAGTTGTTCTGCGACCATCTTATCTCTACCGAGGCTGCATCATG TACTTGCCTTCTGGGTTTGCTGAGAAGTACCTAACCGGGATAGCTGGTTTCATCAAGCTCCAGCTCGGGGAGAAACAATGGCCAGTGAGGTGCCTTTACAAAGCAGGGAGAGCTAAGTTTAGCCAAGGATGGTATGAGTTCACACTCGAGAACAATATAGGGGAAGGAGATGTTTGTGTGTTTGAGCTACTCAAAACTCGAGATTTCATTCTGAAAGTCACTGCCTTCCGCGTCAATCA AACTCAGAAGACTACTATGAATGGACAATAG
- the LOC108862943 gene encoding B3 domain-containing protein REM19 isoform X3, whose product MDSAHDVFNNKRARLFEDRQIEGTRDTQPLIPESNEGYDGSNPTQSLFTDSKPEETPKVPKKRGRKKKNPNPEDMSSSTTPENSSKFYKSASDRKRTVTAEERERAISAAKTYEPTNPFFRVVLRPSYLYRGCIMYLPSGFAEKYLTGIAGFIKLQLGEKQWPVRCLYKAGRAKFSQGWYEFTLENNIGEGDVCVFELLKTRDFILKVTAFRVNQYV is encoded by the exons ATGGATTCTGCACACGATGTGTTCAACAACAAACGCGCTCGATTGTTTGAAGACCGTCAAATAGAAGGCACTAGGGACACTCAGCCATTGATCCCTGAATCTAATGAAGGGTATGACGGTTCTAACCCCACCCAGAGCTTGTTCACTGATTCTAAACCTGAAGAGACACCGAAAGTACCTAAGAAGagaggaaggaagaagaagaatcctAATCCCG AGGATATGAGCTCGTCGACGACTCCGGAGAACAGCTCAAAGTTCTACAAGAGTGCTTCTGATAGAAAGAGAACTGTAACTGcagaggaaagagagagagccATCAGTGCAGCCAAAACCTACGAGCCAACCAATCCTTTCTTTAGAGTTGTTCTGCGACCATCTTATCTCTACCGAGGCTGCATCATG TACTTGCCTTCTGGGTTTGCTGAGAAGTACCTAACCGGGATAGCTGGTTTCATCAAGCTCCAGCTCGGGGAGAAACAATGGCCAGTGAGGTGCCTTTACAAAGCAGGGAGAGCTAAGTTTAGCCAAGGATGGTATGAGTTCACACTCGAGAACAATATAGGGGAAGGAGATGTTTGTGTGTTTGAGCTACTCAAAACTCGAGATTTCATTCTGAAAGTCACTGCCTTCCGCGTCAATCAGTACGTTTGA
- the LOC108862943 gene encoding B3 domain-containing protein REM19 isoform X1 yields the protein MDSAHDVFNNKRARLFEDRQIEGTRDTQPLIPESNEGYDGSNPTQSLFTDSKPEETPKVPKKRGRKKKNPNPEDMSSSTTPENSSKFYKSASDRKRTVTAEERERAISAAKTYEPTNPFFRVVLRPSYLYRGCIMYLPSGFAEKYLTGIAGFIKLQLGEKQWPVRCLYKAGRAKFSQGWYEFTLENNIGEGDVCVFELLKTRDFILKVTAFRVNQIMKLQNLKNCQNSEWIETSFSPLDISKPRVLSLVMKHYKK from the exons ATGGATTCTGCACACGATGTGTTCAACAACAAACGCGCTCGATTGTTTGAAGACCGTCAAATAGAAGGCACTAGGGACACTCAGCCATTGATCCCTGAATCTAATGAAGGGTATGACGGTTCTAACCCCACCCAGAGCTTGTTCACTGATTCTAAACCTGAAGAGACACCGAAAGTACCTAAGAAGagaggaaggaagaagaagaatcctAATCCCG AGGATATGAGCTCGTCGACGACTCCGGAGAACAGCTCAAAGTTCTACAAGAGTGCTTCTGATAGAAAGAGAACTGTAACTGcagaggaaagagagagagccATCAGTGCAGCCAAAACCTACGAGCCAACCAATCCTTTCTTTAGAGTTGTTCTGCGACCATCTTATCTCTACCGAGGCTGCATCATG TACTTGCCTTCTGGGTTTGCTGAGAAGTACCTAACCGGGATAGCTGGTTTCATCAAGCTCCAGCTCGGGGAGAAACAATGGCCAGTGAGGTGCCTTTACAAAGCAGGGAGAGCTAAGTTTAGCCAAGGATGGTATGAGTTCACACTCGAGAACAATATAGGGGAAGGAGATGTTTGTGTGTTTGAGCTACTCAAAACTCGAGATTTCATTCTGAAAGTCACTGCCTTCCGCGTCAATCA GATTATGAAATTGCAAAATCTGAAGAATTGTCAAAATTCAGAATGGATTGAAACCTCATTTTCACCATTAGACATTAGTAAGCCTAGAGTTCTTTCCTTGGTAATGAAACACTACAAAAAATAA